The following proteins are encoded in a genomic region of Chloroflexota bacterium:
- a CDS encoding NDP-sugar synthase has protein sequence MQAVLLVGGEGTRLHPLTCNTVKAMVPILNRPFLEHMIWYLKSHGVDSVVLALCHLPGQIEKYFGNGNQCGVRLTYVMEKSPLGTAGAVKNAESHLDEVFLVFNGDIFTDIDLGAMVAFHLHRKAKATIALTAVENPSAYGVIETEPDGRVRRFVEKPPPGEATTNLINAGIYILDREVIRNIPPNTRYMFEHHLYPTLLSQGVPIYAYRSDAYWIDIGTPEKYLQVQHDLLAGRCKAALPIEIAEIGGCDQTVGASIHPTARIVGPVVVGNGCSMGPGVRITGPAVIGAGCHILDGAVIQEAILWGGVRVGRHATVECCIVGNGSLIGDGSCVSHGCVIGDHVVVEEGSQLDPHSKVWPDTGR, from the coding sequence ATGCAGGCCGTTCTCTTGGTCGGCGGCGAAGGGACCAGGTTACATCCCCTTACCTGCAATACGGTGAAGGCCATGGTTCCTATTCTCAACCGGCCTTTCCTGGAGCACATGATTTGGTATCTTAAGAGTCACGGTGTTGATAGCGTTGTCCTGGCTCTATGCCACCTACCAGGGCAGATTGAAAAGTACTTTGGCAATGGCAACCAGTGTGGAGTTAGATTGACCTATGTGATGGAGAAGTCACCCCTGGGCACAGCGGGGGCAGTAAAGAATGCCGAGAGCCATCTGGACGAAGTCTTCCTGGTGTTCAATGGTGATATCTTCACCGATATTGACCTTGGTGCGATGGTGGCCTTTCACCTTCACCGGAAGGCGAAGGCCACCATCGCCCTCACTGCCGTCGAGAACCCCAGCGCCTATGGGGTAATAGAAACCGAGCCGGATGGAAGGGTGAGGCGATTCGTGGAAAAGCCACCCCCAGGCGAAGCAACCACGAACCTGATCAATGCCGGCATTTACATCCTGGATCGTGAGGTCATCCGCAACATACCGCCCAATACTCGCTATATGTTCGAGCACCATTTGTATCCAACGCTCCTTTCCCAGGGGGTGCCCATCTATGCCTACCGTTCCGATGCTTACTGGATAGATATCGGTACTCCTGAGAAGTACTTACAGGTGCAGCATGACCTTCTGGCTGGCCGGTGTAAAGCGGCTTTGCCCATCGAGATTGCGGAGATTGGGGGGTGTGACCAGACTGTTGGTGCCTCCATCCATCCTACAGCCAGAATCGTAGGGCCGGTGGTAGTTGGCAACGGCTGTAGCATGGGCCCGGGCGTCCGCATAACGGGACCGGCTGTCATCGGAGCGGGTTGCCACATTCTGGACGGGGCGGTGATCCAGGAGGCTATTCTGTGGGGTGGTGTTCGCGTGGGAAGGCATGCTACTGTAGAATGCTGTATCGTAGGTAACGGCAGCCTTATCGGGGATGGCAGTTGTGTTAGTCATGGCTGTGTCATCGGTGACCATGTGGTGGTGGAAGAAGGGAGCCAACTCGATCCCCATAGTAAGGTCTGGCCTGATACCGGAAGGTAG
- a CDS encoding DegV family protein — translation MATSSPSCLAFSQHESDSKQSDRGTDMAVKLVTDSTADIPPQVASALGIHVVPLYVHFGDEVYRDGADLSPSEFYRKLATSQSLPTTATVSPAEFAQIYDKLSEQSDEILVIVLSSELSATYQVALQGKELSQKKGSRIEVMDSRLVLMPLGLVVIATAKKAQAGASMDQVIDTAKKAIPKVHVRMAFDTLEYVRKGGRIGPARAFLGTLLNLKPILTIRDGVSTPVARERTRAKAVEHLRRFAAGFTNIREMAVEYTTTPEEAMALAQSLNSAFPTERIYISTVGAVMGTHLGPGALGVAILEGE, via the coding sequence ATGGCGACGTCATCACCTTCCTGTTTAGCGTTTAGCCAACATGAAAGCGACAGCAAACAATCAGACAGGGGAACAGACATGGCAGTGAAGCTGGTTACCGACAGTACGGCTGACATCCCACCTCAGGTGGCCAGCGCTCTCGGAATTCATGTAGTACCGCTATATGTCCATTTTGGTGATGAGGTTTACCGCGACGGGGCTGACCTGAGTCCATCAGAGTTCTATCGTAAACTGGCCACCAGCCAATCCCTGCCCACCACCGCCACCGTATCGCCCGCCGAATTCGCCCAGATATATGACAAGCTGAGCGAACAAAGTGATGAAATCCTGGTTATCGTGCTCTCTTCCGAACTGAGCGCCACCTACCAGGTTGCCCTGCAGGGCAAGGAGCTAAGCCAGAAAAAGGGCAGCCGGATAGAGGTAATGGACTCGCGCTTGGTGCTGATGCCGCTGGGCCTGGTGGTTATCGCCACCGCCAAGAAAGCCCAGGCAGGTGCAAGCATGGATCAGGTGATAGATACAGCAAAGAAAGCCATCCCTAAAGTGCATGTCCGTATGGCTTTCGACACGCTGGAATACGTCAGAAAAGGGGGAAGGATAGGGCCAGCACGAGCCTTCCTGGGTACGCTGCTGAATCTCAAGCCGATCCTCACTATCAGGGACGGCGTCAGCACGCCGGTAGCCAGGGAACGTACCAGGGCTAAGGCTGTCGAGCATCTACGTCGCTTTGCTGCCGGCTTCACCAACATTAGAGAGATGGCCGTGGAATATACCACTACTCCGGAGGAGGCGATGGCTTTGGCCCAATCCCTCAACTCCGCATTCCCGACGGAGCGGATTTACATTTCCACCGTTGGCGCAGTGATGGGCACCCACCTGGGGCCTGGTGCCCTGGGCGTGGCTATACTAGAGGGTGAATAG
- the ychF gene encoding redox-regulated ATPase YchF, translated as MEIGIIGLPKSGKTTLFNSLTKGKADTQAFAPTTAQPNIGVAKVPDHRLDGLKAIFDPKRTVPAEVQYVDIAIARGKGKELGGELLVYLSRADGFIHVVRAFSDEAIPHPDGEINPPRDIDTMNMELAFSDLGIIERRLLRIKDSLKGAKSNERETLLREQSLLSRIGSDLEKEIPVKEQSLSGEETKMLENYQFLTAKPMLIVLNIGEDQLSQRASLEEDLKTRYPQWPVAAVCAKLEMELGQLSEAEAIEFRSAMGAGEAVTDCIISLSYQLLGLITFFTVVSGEVKAWTIHQGTPAVKAAGKIHSDMERGFIRAEVIPYVELTRCGSLPEARKQGVLRLEGKNYVVQDGDVITFLFSV; from the coding sequence ATGGAAATCGGCATTATTGGTCTCCCAAAGAGCGGCAAGACCACGCTGTTCAACAGCCTGACCAAGGGGAAAGCTGACACCCAGGCTTTTGCACCCACCACGGCGCAGCCAAACATCGGCGTAGCCAAGGTCCCCGACCACCGCCTCGACGGCCTGAAGGCCATCTTCGATCCCAAACGGACTGTCCCTGCTGAAGTGCAGTATGTGGACATAGCCATCGCCAGGGGGAAAGGGAAAGAGTTGGGTGGTGAACTCCTGGTTTACCTCAGCAGGGCAGATGGCTTTATTCATGTAGTGCGGGCCTTTTCAGACGAAGCGATTCCGCATCCCGACGGCGAGATCAATCCACCGCGAGACATTGACACCATGAATATGGAGCTTGCCTTCTCCGATCTAGGCATCATTGAGCGAAGATTGCTCAGAATAAAGGACTCCCTCAAAGGTGCCAAGTCTAACGAGCGAGAAACCCTCCTTCGGGAGCAATCGTTACTGTCCCGCATCGGCTCCGACCTGGAAAAGGAAATACCCGTCAAGGAACAGTCTCTAAGCGGGGAAGAAACGAAAATGCTAGAAAACTACCAGTTCCTCACTGCCAAACCTATGCTGATAGTGCTCAACATCGGAGAGGATCAATTGTCGCAAAGAGCCTCGCTGGAGGAGGACCTGAAGACACGCTATCCCCAGTGGCCGGTAGCCGCGGTTTGCGCCAAGCTGGAGATGGAACTGGGGCAACTCAGCGAAGCGGAGGCCATCGAGTTCCGCTCGGCTATGGGCGCTGGAGAGGCGGTCACCGATTGTATCATCAGTCTTTCCTATCAACTACTGGGACTCATCACCTTCTTCACTGTTGTCTCTGGAGAGGTGAAGGCGTGGACTATACACCAGGGCACCCCGGCTGTCAAAGCGGCTGGCAAAATCCATTCTGACATGGAGAGGGGCTTCATCCGGGCAGAGGTGATCCCTTATGTCGAGTTGACCCGGTGCGGCAGCCTACCCGAGGCTCGCAAACAGGGCGTGCTCCGCCTGGAGGGCAAGAACTACGTCGTTCAGGATGGCGACGTCATCACCTTCCTGTTTAGCGTTTAG